One Pleurocapsa sp. PCC 7327 DNA segment encodes these proteins:
- a CDS encoding FGGY-family carbohydrate kinase → MNFYLGIDFGTSGARAIVIDSQENICSEIQETFKKSSSNNLTTYWQQTLFALIEQIPLQIRQEIRAIAIDGTSSTVLLCDKQGNPINDPILYNDGRGMTVLENLAAIAPPNHLVLSATSSLAKLFWWYRQPIYSQSSYFLHQADWLAFLLHGKLGISDYHNALKLGYDVENLCYPNWLEKWFIRDLLPQVLSPGTPIDTVKKEIAYRFNLRKDCLVCAGTTDSIAAFLASGATNPGEAVTSLGSTLVLKLLSHTRVENSQYGIYSHRFGDLWLTGGASNTGGVVLRYFFSNEELERFSRQIDATQASHLDYYPLLKPGDRFPINDPQLPPKLEPRPEDPVQFLHGLLESMARIEALGYRRLQELGATPLRYVYTAGGGAKNPTWEKIRKRYLQVPVVSSDYAEAAYGTALLAKKKYLIRD, encoded by the coding sequence ATGAACTTTTACTTAGGAATTGATTTCGGTACCTCTGGCGCAAGAGCAATTGTCATCGATTCGCAAGAAAATATTTGCTCAGAAATTCAAGAAACTTTTAAAAAATCGTCCTCAAATAATTTAACAACTTATTGGCAGCAGACTTTATTTGCTTTAATCGAGCAAATTCCTCTCCAGATTAGACAAGAAATTAGAGCGATCGCGATCGATGGAACGTCCTCTACAGTACTACTCTGCGACAAGCAAGGAAATCCCATTAACGATCCTATTTTATATAACGATGGGCGAGGAATGACTGTCCTAGAAAATTTAGCAGCCATTGCCCCTCCCAATCATCTAGTTTTAAGTGCTACCTCTAGTTTGGCAAAACTTTTTTGGTGGTATCGACAACCAATTTACTCTCAATCTTCCTACTTTTTACATCAAGCAGACTGGCTAGCATTTTTGTTGCATGGAAAATTAGGCATTAGCGATTATCACAATGCTTTAAAACTCGGTTATGACGTGGAAAATTTATGTTATCCTAACTGGTTGGAAAAATGGTTCATCCGAGATTTATTGCCGCAAGTGTTGTCCCCAGGAACGCCTATAGATACAGTCAAAAAAGAAATTGCCTATCGTTTTAATTTACGAAAAGATTGTCTCGTTTGTGCTGGGACAACTGATAGTATTGCCGCATTTCTTGCCAGTGGCGCGACAAATCCGGGCGAGGCAGTCACTTCACTCGGTTCGACTTTGGTATTGAAATTATTAAGTCATACTCGCGTAGAAAATTCTCAATATGGAATCTATAGCCATCGATTCGGAGATTTATGGCTAACTGGAGGCGCATCTAATACGGGTGGGGTAGTCTTGCGATACTTTTTTAGCAATGAAGAGTTAGAAAGATTCAGTCGCCAAATCGATGCCACTCAAGCAAGTCATTTAGATTATTATCCCCTGCTTAAACCGGGCGATCGCTTTCCGATTAACGATCCCCAATTGCCGCCAAAACTGGAACCTCGTCCCGAAGATCCCGTGCAATTTTTACACGGCTTATTGGAAAGCATGGCAAGAATCGAAGCGCTAGGATATCGACGGTTGCAAGAACTAGGGGCAACTCCGCTTCGTTACGTCTACACGGCGGGAGGAGGGGCAAAAAATCCGACTTGGGAAAAGATTCGCAAACGTTATTTACAAGTTCCGGTTGTCTCCTCAGACTATGCAGAAGCGGCTTACGGAACTGCATTACTTGCAAAAAAAAAGTATTTAATCCGAGACTAA
- a CDS encoding NUDIX hydrolase: MTFRNPAPTVDIIIELIDRPHRPIVLIERQNPPYGWAIPGGFVDYGESAETAARREAKEEVSLEVELIEQFQVYSDPNRDPRQHTLSVVFIATAKGNPKAADDAKNIGIFDLWNLPENLCFDHDKILRDYWHYRHYKIRPQISN, encoded by the coding sequence ATGACATTTCGCAATCCTGCACCAACAGTTGATATTATTATCGAACTAATCGATCGCCCTCATCGACCGATTGTTTTAATCGAACGTCAAAATCCTCCCTATGGCTGGGCAATTCCTGGTGGATTCGTGGACTATGGAGAATCAGCAGAAACAGCAGCACGACGAGAAGCAAAAGAAGAAGTCAGTTTAGAGGTCGAACTCATCGAACAATTTCAAGTCTATTCCGATCCTAATCGAGATCCGCGCCAACACACTTTAAGCGTCGTTTTTATCGCTACAGCTAAAGGCAACCCCAAAGCAGCGGATGATGCTAAAAATATTGGCATTTTCGATCTTTGGAATCTGCCAGAAAATCTCTGTTTCGATCATGACAAAATCCTTCGAGATTATTGGCATTACCGTCACTACAAAATTCGCCCTCAAATTTCAAACTAA
- a CDS encoding NAD(P)H-dependent glycerol-3-phosphate dehydrogenase, translating into MTDNKQKKLTIIGSGVWGSALATLAKRNQHLVRLWSRHSAESLEAVIADADIILSAVSIKGVRPTIEKLQALTLPEKVVLVTATKGLDPLTTRTPSQIWQEAFPSYSIVVLSGPNLSKEIQQGLPAATVVASNNISAAEIVQSVFTSENFRVYVNSDPLGTELGGTLKNVMAIAAGVCDGLQLGTNAKAGLITRALPEMIRVGIYLGAQASTFFGLSGLGDLIATCNSPLSRNYQVGYGLSQGKSLEKILENLKGTAEGINTTEVLIRIAQTKEIYVPISHQIYRLLKGEITPQEAVKALMEREPRSEFHGLEI; encoded by the coding sequence ATGACCGATAACAAACAAAAAAAATTAACAATTATAGGGTCGGGTGTTTGGGGTTCGGCTTTAGCAACTTTAGCCAAGCGAAATCAGCATTTAGTTCGTTTATGGTCGCGTCATAGTGCAGAAAGTTTGGAAGCAGTTATCGCTGATGCCGATATTATTTTATCAGCCGTTTCTATCAAGGGAGTTAGACCTACAATTGAAAAACTACAAGCTTTAACTTTACCCGAAAAAGTGGTTTTAGTAACAGCGACTAAAGGGTTAGATCCGCTTACAACTCGCACGCCTTCTCAAATTTGGCAAGAAGCTTTTCCAAGTTATTCTATTGTTGTCCTATCGGGACCAAATCTCTCTAAAGAAATTCAGCAAGGTTTACCTGCCGCAACAGTTGTTGCTAGTAATAATATATCGGCAGCCGAGATCGTACAATCGGTATTTACATCGGAAAATTTTCGAGTATATGTTAATAGCGATCCGCTAGGAACAGAATTAGGTGGTACGTTAAAAAATGTGATGGCGATCGCGGCTGGTGTTTGCGATGGCTTACAATTGGGAACGAATGCAAAGGCAGGATTAATAACGCGCGCATTACCAGAGATGATTCGCGTGGGAATTTATTTAGGTGCTCAAGCTTCAACCTTTTTTGGATTATCTGGTTTGGGAGATTTAATAGCAACTTGTAACAGTCCTCTTTCAAGAAATTATCAAGTTGGTTACGGACTCTCTCAAGGGAAATCTTTAGAAAAAATTCTAGAAAACTTGAAAGGAACTGCCGAAGGAATTAATACGACTGAAGTTTTGATAAGAATTGCCCAAACTAAAGAAATTTATGTTCCTATTTCCCATCAAATTTATCGACTTCTCAAAGGAGAGATAACTCCTCAAGAAGCTGTTAAAGCTCTTATGGAACGCGAACCAAGATCGGAATTTCATGGCTTAGAAATATAA
- a CDS encoding phycobilisome linker polypeptide codes for MTEIKAIKMDNYDSRKVAIQVVGLPNQTLKRRTNYTVIVPYYRFRQTIQQICRTGGRIVNITVHSSSLITTKTAEILPETETGFPQTLTYAEISESESIATSKPQKETIAPKGSQAEIAPAPVESATTRSQITTSKIVRSSRKTTQARRKKSQIDSAKHLKKTMRNAAKIRGKKERKKSKPYLFN; via the coding sequence GTGACTGAGATTAAGGCTATCAAAATGGATAACTACGACAGTCGCAAAGTAGCTATTCAAGTTGTGGGTTTACCCAATCAAACTCTTAAGCGAAGAACTAACTATACCGTTATAGTTCCCTACTATCGCTTTCGTCAGACAATTCAACAAATTTGCCGCACTGGAGGGAGAATTGTTAATATAACCGTGCATTCTTCGTCTCTGATTACTACAAAAACAGCAGAAATATTGCCAGAGACTGAAACAGGATTCCCTCAAACGTTAACTTATGCTGAAATTAGTGAATCAGAATCGATCGCAACGTCTAAACCTCAAAAAGAAACCATCGCACCTAAAGGCAGTCAGGCAGAAATAGCCCCTGCACCTGTAGAGTCAGCGACGACGCGATCGCAAATAACAACTTCTAAAATTGTACGATCGTCAAGAAAAACTACTCAAGCTCGCAGAAAAAAATCTCAAATCGATTCCGCCAAACATTTAAAAAAGACGATGAGAAACGCCGCAAAAATTCGAGGCAAAAAGGAGCGCAAGAAATCGAAACCTTACTTGTTTAATTAA